The following proteins are co-located in the Pochonia chlamydosporia 170 chromosome 6, whole genome shotgun sequence genome:
- a CDS encoding PFS domain-containing protein (similar to Eutypa lata UCREL1 XP_007793754.1) produces the protein MPAKNGVSKQYEDYTVAVICAIDFEMSAVRYMLDREHNRLRPRGDSNTYVLGELSGHNVVLACLPGNQGKGAAAIVATNVSRSFPAIKSRFLVGIGGGVPSEKHSIRLGDVVVSMPDGEHGGVVQYDLGKDTVNGFWRKGFLCPPPARLRSAVGMMKSDHLTADNKINDFLSQMVERSHRLRSYARPSSGLDVLYEPDYPHVSGQPTCTMCDLAKVITRQDRPSNLPEIHYGLIASGDRVFKSAAKRDQAVRALGDILCFEMEAAGIATEFSCIVIRGISDYADSHKNDSWHHYAAAAAAACAKELLSYLEPEDMRTSSSYTDSGSPSGVLPNTGSRPLMAAEYRAKLGEWAAEAMDSHGRWLQPILGTNALEEHLLREEGRPKPSRLCESSLAWAQLLYALNVRPGMGVLAWKLPPKEIDPSVEAVRLQVDGPAMCHIVNLFRIYREPSPMDFSPGGSIGSQYLTWAETTCDFPFGTIRVDLQAMHPELPDKVKTVAFEPGSLQDLEQQRLPFSHKSYPCGYYLQETHLKFKSSTLMPKYFDAVYSQGFVADTASIGPLPGPGSPLLERAQYYLQSTKLLQPHLKCSPQCTKDCVAILDRHKCTRRCKGRCSPEHTRLWSRPRLVTHGWLRGIERIKRRVTTNGGDDDALLSFFISSLEERPQFVQDVKQIFHKFGMFSNNWKSEIRCVLEQRLMFTNQQIEIIWGLEVPSPQMLMEDLDLITCEQLPGMLVDLAANRDGGWLHRLSSLTDELDAMMRNSDTFSGVPVIVLELGPSHTFWKDTFEIKGE, from the coding sequence ATGCCCGCGAAAAATGGCGTTTCGAAGCAGTACGAAGATTACACAGTCGCGGTGATCTGCGCCATTGATTTCGAGATGAGCGCCGTTCGCTATATGCTTGACCGGGAACACAACCGTTTGCGCCCCCGAGGCGACTCGAACACTTATGTCCTTGGCGAACTCAGCGGCCATAACGTTGTTCTCGCGTGCCTTCCTGGCAATCAAGGAAAAGGcgctgctgccattgttgctACAAATGTGTCTCGCTCGTTCCCTGCCATCAAGTCACGAtttcttgttggcattggaggCGGAGTCCCTAGTGAGAAGCACAGCATCCGCCTTGGCGATGTCGTCGTTAGCATGCCTGATGGTGAACATGGCGGTGTTGTGCAATATGACCTAGGTAAGGATACCGTGAACGGCTTTTGGCGGAAGGGGTTCCTTTGCCCGCCGCCTGCAAGACTAAGGAGCGCTGttgggatgatgaagtcggACCATTTAACGGCAGATAACAAAATCAACGACTTCCTCTCACAAATGGTCGAAAGATCCCATCGCCTTCGTAGCTACGCACGCCCGTCGTCCGGGCTTGATGTCCTCTACGAGCCGGATTATCCCCACGTTTCCGGTCAACCGACATGTACGATGTGCGATCTCGCCAAGGTCATCACGCGACAAGATCGTCCGTCCAATCTACCCGAAATACACTATGGATTGATTGCCTCGGGAGATCGAGTCTTTAAGAGTGCTGCAAAAAGAGACCAGGCTGTGCGAGCCCTAGGCGACATACTCTGCTTCGAGATGGAAGCGGCGGGTATTGCGACTGAGTTTTCGTGTATCGTTATTCGTGGCATATCTGATTATGCAGACTCACACAAGAACGACAGCTGGCATCACTACGCtgcagccgccgccgccgcctgtGCAAAGGAGCTGCTCTCCTATCTTGAGCCAGAGGACATGAGGACTTCCTCTTCGTACACAGACTCGGGGTCGCCATCGGGCGTCCTGCCAAATACTGGATCCAGGCCGTTGATGGCGGCCGAATATCGCGCAAAGCTTGGTGAATGGGCCGCCGAGGCCATGGACTCACACGGCCGCTGGTTGCAGCCCATCCTCGGCACCAATGCTCTCGAGGAGCACCTCTTGCGCGAGGAAGGCCGCCCCAAGCCCTCAAGGCTGTGCGAGTCGAGCCTTGCATGGGCGCAGCTGCTTTACGCGCTCAACGTTCGACCTGGCATGGGAGTCTTGGCCTGGAAGCTTCCGCCTAAAGAAATTGATCCCAGTGTCGAGGCCGTAAGGCTCCAGGTCGACGGACCGGCCATGTGCCACATTGTGAACCTGTTCCGCATCTATAGGGAACCGTCGCCGATGGACTTCTCTCCCGGCGGCAGCATAGGAAGTCAGTATCTGACATGGGCCGAGACCACATGCGACTTCCCCTTTGGGACTATTCGCGTTGACTTGCAGGCAATGCATCCAGAGCTGCcagacaaagtcaagaccGTCGCGTTCGAGCCCGGATCGCTCCAGGACTTGGAGCAGCAGCGGCTTCCATTCTCCCACAAGTCTTACCCTTGCGGCTATTATTTGCAGGAGACCCATCTAAAGTTTAAAAGCAGCACCTTAATGCCCAAGTACTTCGATGCGGTGTATAGCCAGGGTTTCGTTGCGGATACGGCGAGCATCGGCCCGTTGCCTGGGCCGGGCAGCCCGCTTCTTGAGCGGGCTCAGTACTATCTACAGAGTACCAAACTGCTTCAACCACATCTCAAGTGCTCGCCACAGTGTACTAAGGACTGCGTCGCCATACTTGATAGGCATAAGTGCACGAGACGCTGCAAAGGAAGATGTAGTCCTGAACATACAAGGCTCTGGTCTCGGCCGCGTCTCGTGACGCATGGGTGGCTCAGAGGCATTGAGCGCATTAAGCGGCGAGTGACAACCAACGGAGGTGACGATGACGCATTGCTATCCTTCTTCATAAGCTCGCTTGAGGAGCGGCCGCAGTTTGTCCAGGATGTGAAACAGATATTTCACAAATTTGGAATGTTTAGTAACAACTGGAAATCTGAAATTCGATGTGTCCTAGAGCAAAGGTTAATGTTCACGAATCAGCAAATCGAAATCATCTGGGGTCTCGAAGTTCCATCGCCGCAAATGCTAATGGAGGACCTCGACCTCATAACATGTGAGCAGCTACCTGGCATGCTTGTAGATCTAGCTGCCAATCGTGACGGCGGATGGCTTCATCGACTATCGAGCCTGACGGATGAGCTGGACGCCATGATGAGGAATAGTGATACGTTTTCCGGTGTGCCTGTTATTGTGCTAGAGCTAGGGCCAAGCCACACTTTCTGGAAAGATACATTTGAGATCAAGGGAGAATAA
- a CDS encoding ankyrin repeats (3 copies) domain-containing protein, giving the protein MEANSTTSGSLSHIFEHLSMQAEASRFWKCPFAGCTDRVPRDALPDLDVLVSLLGNLPRNLSAGIKTRGTIEKLSEMADHLAKVSCTPHREYIGEIAFYDRWDDLVTAQRAKNKQTQQVGQSRKSDSDGFLTPSTPVRSASKKDSLLTDTPGTYDDPGYFTRSNGKSRNRAMPLPGLDDLSSPYTPGADRVFDGDSPYGEVDTPGTGYSEAPVSRTLFRKQQESWNETPTRKKLLDPLSGYRTKSNDNEETTETVPKRATADAAKYADTDAAEDGDTDAAEDGDTDTAEDVDTDTAEDVDTDTAEDGDAAEDEENREDIVGFSKAHKRSSARDNDNKFGTKTNEDIDASETKLNITQIYRPDLKITPKVRAKAILHDALNTKYRDREMDVGKIYIAIDIDDPTLKGHFKVGAVTGDNTVWQRYKRDKCSRKHNLRFVAISDSTIANVYRVEKLVHKELHAERKTVNCRHCPKTHMEWFKADLQTVVSAVNRWTMFTSLASLEEDCEVFRLKVKDFMARKYTYEDFIESFMSDAGYTADRRAERRDLVTFVNINDKKSFFKTAKDVSEMEAWEKAFTKDPGHGSNSKFSSTKKGPAKVIVEEQHRVLKDSGLLPRQKPPVSSKAQNKIGQTAQQVKDIIKGIGRRKQKDLPQREEILGSRNEEVKMSLLRHARQASVILSKQLLLVAISSWLKYYSHLGRRLMQMEVITAALFRRQLQVGIGLLLTGSFRQVADVNLLGGICGTALRAATINGHHDIVKTLLIAGARVDLRAHGRGQPLYSAITNGHMAILRTLLDAGANVNNQDGETASALTEAAGMGNREAVEILLDAGANVNAKDRAIMGRYSPAPGTPLHSAVLNGNVSVAEKLVQAGADVNAVSASYGSPLYAANELGDSRMFDLLIRHGAHENAGPSFQTDRLRVILTLEQRGATGSWLPAKTNGNETRNNNYDSTHQPWVHRFLHISQDSPDGSGSRNHESDLGNHAPTDVLITYFLATIHHLIAYFGK; this is encoded by the exons ATGGAAGCCAACTCTACTACCTCTGGGAGCCTTTCTCATATTTTTGAGCACCTCAGCATGCAGGCAGAAGCTTCAAGATTCTGGAAGTGCCCATTTGCGGGCTGTACAGACCGCGTGCCTCGGGACGCATTACCAGATCTGGACGTCTTGGTATCGCTGCTTGGGAATCTCCCTCGCAATCTTAGCGCCGGCATAAAAACTAGAGGCACCATTGAGAAGCTCTCAGAAATGGCTGACCACCTCGCAAAGGTCTCATGTACTCCTCATCGAGAATACATCGGGGAGATAGCCTTCTACGACAGATGGGACGATCTTGTGACTGCGCAAAGAGCAAAGAATAAGCAGACACAACAAGTCGGACAAAGCAGGAAGTCGGACTCTGATGGCTTTCTGACACCGAGTACACCCGTAAGATCAGCTTCAAAAAAAGATTCACTTCTGACCGATACACCGGGAACCTATGATGATCCGGGTTACTTTACGAGGTCAAATGGAAAGTCACGGAATAGGGCAATGCCGCTACCTGGTCTTGATGACCTCTCCTCTCCCTACACTCCGGGTGCAGATAGAGTCTTTGATGGTGACAGTCCCTACGGCGAAGTAGACACCCCGGGAACAGGTTACTCAGAGGCTCCTGTTTCGAGAACTTTATTTAGAAAGCAGCAAGAGAGCTGGAATGAGACACCGACGCGAAAAAAGCTCCTTGATCCTCTCTCTGGTTACCGAACGAAGTCAAATGATAACGAAGAAACTACTGAAACCGTACCAAAACGCGCCACGGCTGATGCTGCAAAATATGCCGACACTGATGCTGCAGAGGATGGCGACACTGATGCTGCAGAGGATGGCGACACTGATACTGCAGAGGATGTCGACACTGATACTGCAGAGGATGTCGACACTGATACTgcagaggatggcgatgctgctgaagatgaagaaaacagAGAGGATATTGTTGGTTTCAGCAAAGCTCACAAAAGATCTAGCGCCAGGGATAATGACAACAAATTCGGGACCAAGACGAATGAGGACATTGATGCATCAGAAACAAAATTAAACATCACTCAGATATATCGTCCAGACTTGAAAATCACTCCAAAGGTCAGAGCCAAGGCAATTCTTCATGATGCGCTTAACACGAAGTATCGGGACAGGGAAATGGATGTGGGCAAAATATATATCGCCATTGATATCGACGATCCCACGCTGAAAGGTCATTTTAAAGTGGGAGCTGTTACAGGTGATAACACTGTCTGGCAACGCTACAAAAGAGATAAATGTTCGCGCAAACACAACCTGAGATTTGTTGCCATTAGCGATAGCACAATCGCAAATGTCTACCGGGTTGAGAAGCTTGTGCACAAGGAACTACACGCAGAGCGGAAAACGGTCAATTGTAGGCATTGCCCAAAAACGCATATGGAGTGGTTTAAGGCAGATCTCCAAACAGTAGTGAGCGCGGTAAATCGATGGACAATGTTTACCTCGCTTGCCAGTTTGGAAGAAGATTGCGAGGTGTTTAGACTCAAGGTGAAAGACTTCATGGCGAGGAAATATACCTATGAGGATTTTATAGAGAGCTTTATGTCAGACGCGGGCTACACGGCAGACAGGAGAGCAGAGAGGAGAGATCTGGTTACTTTTGTCAACATAAACGACAAGAAAAGCTTTTTCAAGACTGCCAAGGACGTGTCTGAGATGGAAGCGTGGGAAAAGGCATTTACCAAAGACCCAGGGCATGGTTCAAACTCAAAATTCTCATCCACCAAGAAAGGCCCGGCCAAAGTCATAGTTGAAGAGCAGCACAGAGTACTCAAGGATTCCGGTCTACTTCCCCGACAGAAGCCTCCTGTGTCCAGTAAGGCACAAAACAAAATAGGACAAACGGCGCAGCAGGTGAAAGATATTATCAAAGGTATTGGCAGACGAAAGCAGAAAGATCTGCCACAAAGGGAGGAAATTCTCGGTTCAAGGAATGAGGAAGTCAAGATGAGCTTGCTACGGC ACGCGAGGCAAGCTTCGGTTATCCTCTCCAAGCAGCTGCTACTCGTGGCCATAAGCTCGTGGTTGAAGTACTACTCGCATCTGGGGCGCAGGTTGATGCAAATGGAGGTTATCACGGCAGCGCTCTTCAGGCGGCAGCTGCAGGTGGGCATCGGTCTCTTGTTGACCGGCTCATTCAGGCAGGTTGCTGACGTGAACTTGCTGGGCGGTATATGTGGTACAGCTCTTCGTGCAGCTACCATCAACGGTCACCATGACATAGTCAAGACGCTGCTGATAGCGGGAGCAAGGGTCGATTTACGCGCTCATGGAAGAGGGCAACCGCTATATTCAGCCATTACGAATGGTCACATGGCCATCCTTCGAACACTCCTGGATGCCGGTGCTAACGTCAACAATCAGGATGGCGAGACTGCTAGTGCCTTAACCGAAGCTGCAGGAATGGGAAATAGGGAAGCGGTAGAGATTCTACTTGATGCTGGAGCAAACGTGAATGCGAAAGATCGTGCTATCATGGGGCGGTATTCGCCCGCACCGGGAACTCCACTTCATTCGGCTGTCTTAAACGGCAATGTGAGCGTTGCAGAGAAATTAGTTCAAGCGGGTGCGGATGTAAATGCAGTCTCTGCGTCATATGGTAGCCCTCTTTATGCTGCGAACGAACTTGGCGATAGCCGCATGTTCGATCTGCTCATCCGTCACGGCGCCCATGAGAATGCGGGTCCTTCCTTTCAAACAGATAGACTCAGAGTGATTCTGACACTGGAACAGAGGGGAGCCACTGGTTCTTGGTTGCCTGCGAAGACTAATGGGAATGAGACAAGGAACAACAACTACGATTCGACGCATCAGCCCTGGGTTCATAGGTTCCTGCACATATCACAGGATTCGCCTGATGGTAGTGGAAGCCGGAACCATGAATCCGACCTTGGCAACCATGCACCGACTGACGTCTTGATAACCTATTTTCTTGCGACCATCCACCACTTGATAGCCTATTTTGGTAAATGA